CAAGGTAACGGTGGTGATCCCATAAGCATCTACTGACTCTTTGGGACTACTTAAATTGATTGGTAGAAGGTTGCCATCTCGATCAATTCCTACATATTGCAAGGTCACCTGCCGAGGAATTAATTCATCCCCCGTATAGACCGGAGTCAACTTGTAGTCCAGCCAATAATTGGGGTGGGTGGCTAGCCAGCTATCGAGTCGTTTCTCGTAGTATAGCATGCCCTCCACATTGCTATCCGCTGTCCCTTTATAATTCCCCGTATTGGTCCAGGCAGTTAGAGGAACCAGATTTTTCCCTTCATTGGTCAGACCACTAAACTGATAGCCGATCAAATGCCCTCTGTGGAACAACCAGGCCTTCTTTCCCTTGTTTCCATAAGCAATCTTATAATTGTGCCAGCCAACCGGATTATAGCTGAGACGTGGTTCTCTTTTTTTCTTTGGCTCATCCTTGTCCTGCAGCTGAATATGAGCGGAGGTCGCACGACCCAAATGATCAAACTCACCAAGAACGAGCTGCTTGTTACCAGTAAAAGGTAGCAGGTTAAGACTCTGATAGTCGAGTCCAGTTTGCTGGGCTTGAACTCCTTGAACAACGACCAAGGACATAAAAACCGAGACTATCGCAACAATAACATTTTTCAAAAACCGTTTTGTAACCATAATTGAAACTCCCACATTTCTATCTAGTGATATTATAGCAGAAAATACGGTTACAAATAAATAGCTTTTAGAAATTATTTTATGCTATTTTTATTACTACCAGACTATCTAGGATTTCAAAATATTATTTTAAATTCTATTCATCATTCAATTTGAATGTATGGTAGAATAACTAAAATAATGCTAAAAATCAACGTTAAAACGATAAATGCCACGCAAAGTAGCAAAAATAATGAGAATGCAACCTCTACTTGCTTGTGCTATAATAATCGTTTATTCTATACTAAAATCAGTCATATTGCTACTTTATGACAAATTACATCATAAAATATAGAGGAGGTCATACAACATGACATTTGCTGAAAAATTAAAATCCATACGTAAACAAGTAGGGATGTCACAAGAACTTTTAGCTGAAAAAATCGGTGTATCAAGACAAGCTGTAACAAAATGGGAGACTGGTGCTGGAATTCCAGATATCGAAAATATAATATCCATCTCAAACCTATTTAATATCTCTATCGATGAGCTGATCTGTAATGAAAGAACTACTCTTAAGACGAGCGAATATCTTTTTGAGAGTATCACAGAGTATGATATCGATAAGATCAAGAGCTATGATATGAAATTTGGAGGCGCAGAAAGGTTTGTATTGTCTGGATACAAGGGAGAAAAAATTCGAGTTCGTCTGGTATCTAACCTTCTTCCTACGCTTCAAAATGATTTTAAAGTAAAAATTGATGATAGTAGAAAAAGAATTGACGTAGATGTAAAACGTTATAATGGTGTAACAGAGGCAACGGCTAAAGAAACTGTCAGTATCTTTGTGCAAATCCCAACTCCTTATATTAGTCACATTGAATGTGCGGTTCGTGCAGAGTCTGTAGAAATTCACTCCCTAGAATGTGACAATATCGAACTTGACGTTAAGACATCTCGTATTGCCCTAGAAGATAT
The Streptococcus parasanguinis genome window above contains:
- a CDS encoding DNA/RNA non-specific endonuclease, encoding MVTKRFLKNVIVAIVSVFMSLVVVQGVQAQQTGLDYQSLNLLPFTGNKQLVLGEFDHLGRATSAHIQLQDKDEPKKKREPRLSYNPVGWHNYKIAYGNKGKKAWLFHRGHLIGYQFSGLTNEGKNLVPLTAWTNTGNYKGTADSNVEGMLYYEKRLDSWLATHPNYWLDYKLTPVYTGDELIPRQVTLQYVGIDRDGNLLPINLSSPKESVDAYGITTVTLDNYSKNATIDYLKGTAKPSLVPTEPSSQPQPASPSVETQPSQAPQPSQAVEPVQPVQPVEPAAPIPQLAPVVYVARNGSADVYWYSKDSMPRNTNFAKVVEMSEEQALSLGKRHTSKE
- a CDS encoding helix-turn-helix domain-containing protein; translated protein: MTFAEKLKSIRKQVGMSQELLAEKIGVSRQAVTKWETGAGIPDIENIISISNLFNISIDELICNERTTLKTSEYLFESITEYDIDKIKSYDMKFGGAERFVLSGYKGEKIRVRLVSNLLPTLQNDFKVKIDDSRKRIDVDVKRYNGVTEATAKETVSIFVQIPTPYISHIECAVRAESVEIHSLECDNIELDVKTSRIALEDISGKVKINCNLDMEVLCNSLNGEVNINQISATSRMRIPENSLFTAITKGIGTNIYYEKNGQKTKPFDSPDSDNIIELNGIKSELVIYTA